From Marivirga harenae, one genomic window encodes:
- the pheS gene encoding phenylalanine--tRNA ligase subunit alpha has product MSEKIRAFKAEISSATAKTQEELEAYRLKFISRKSVLGDLFADMKNIAPEDRKAYGQEVNEVKQLAEEKFKELIAGLESKESGTRSSAPIDLTLPPNVNLGTVHPLTYVHNRIVEIFQKIGFNVADGPEIEDDFHNFTALNFPENHPAREMQDTFFIESNPDIALRTHTSSVQIRVMENQKPPFRTLAPGRVYRNEAISARAHCFFHQVEGFFVDKNVGLVDLKQTLYYFAKELFGQDTKVRFRPSYFPFTEPSAEMDISCNICKGKGCNICKYSGWVEILGSGMIDPNVLENCGIDSEEYTGFAFGMGIERIAMLKFQVNDLRLYSENDVRFLNQFKHLS; this is encoded by the coding sequence ATGTCTGAAAAGATAAGAGCATTTAAAGCAGAGATATCATCTGCAACGGCCAAAACGCAGGAAGAGCTGGAGGCTTATAGATTAAAATTCATTAGTCGTAAAAGCGTTTTAGGCGATCTATTCGCTGACATGAAAAATATTGCTCCTGAAGACCGAAAAGCTTACGGTCAGGAAGTGAATGAAGTAAAACAACTGGCCGAAGAAAAGTTTAAAGAACTGATTGCTGGATTGGAAAGCAAGGAATCAGGAACTAGGTCTTCTGCCCCAATTGATTTGACTTTGCCACCCAATGTTAATTTGGGTACTGTTCACCCATTGACTTATGTGCACAATCGAATAGTAGAGATTTTTCAAAAAATCGGCTTTAATGTAGCAGATGGTCCAGAAATAGAGGACGATTTCCATAATTTCACAGCCTTAAACTTTCCTGAGAATCACCCAGCTCGTGAAATGCAGGATACTTTCTTTATTGAAAGCAATCCGGATATTGCATTAAGAACTCACACTTCATCTGTTCAAATCAGGGTGATGGAAAATCAAAAACCACCTTTCAGAACCTTAGCGCCAGGTCGTGTTTATAGAAACGAGGCCATCTCTGCTCGTGCACATTGCTTTTTCCATCAGGTGGAAGGATTCTTCGTAGACAAAAATGTGGGTTTGGTGGATTTAAAGCAAACCCTATATTATTTCGCTAAAGAGCTGTTCGGGCAAGACACTAAAGTAAGATTCCGTCCATCCTATTTCCCTTTTACGGAACCAAGTGCAGAAATGGATATTTCTTGTAATATCTGTAAGGGAAAAGGCTGCAATATTTGTAAATATTCTGGCTGGGTGGAAATTCTCGGTTCTGGAATGATAGACCCTAATGTGTTGGAAAATTGCGGAATTGATTCTGAAGAATATACTGGCTTCGCTTTCGGGATGGGAATTGAAAGAATTGCCATGTTGAAATTTCAAGTAAATGATTTAAGACTTTACTCCGAAAATGACGTTCGCTTTTTAAATCAGTTTAAGCATTTGAGTTAA
- the asnB gene encoding asparagine synthase (glutamine-hydrolyzing): MCGITGVFAFNEIGRFNLPNISIATETLEHRGPDFQKVFVGDFVAIGHRRLSIIDLNPNANQPMSAHDGRYQLVFNGEIYNYKSLRQDLISKGVEFETESDTEVLLQLLIHEGKDALNQLHGFFAFAFYDQQKEEMLVARDRYGIKPFYYFEDEDRFIFGSEVKAILKFGIDRNIDTNSLYTYLQLNYLPAPMSMVKGVKKLMPGQYALIKKKSVEINSYYELKTTFENPFEGSYQEAQYQLKAQMEKAVERRLVADVPLGTFLSGGVDSSIISAIASNKVAGLHTFSIGYKGHSFFDETEYANAVAQHIGSKHQVFSLSSDDLYGYLPKMLKSFSEPFADSSALPVYALSQLTKENLTVALSGDGADELFAGYNKHAALYKLWHPGAKEKLVSALSPLWNILPKSRNNPVGNLVRQLKKFADASKLDIQSQYWILASLQSVRKTTDLLSNSVLEDIDFEAFDLLKDNLLSTLTSKSINQSLQLDQELVLQGDMLQKVDLMSMQHALEVRVPFLDHELVAFANSLPETFKTNGKRKKMILQDTFRDILPEKIYNRPKHGFEVPLLDWLRKDLKSEINEKWLSKELIESQEVFDWDGIQALKKKLFSSNPEDSHAHVWALIVFQEWWDGYMN; the protein is encoded by the coding sequence ATGTGCGGCATAACAGGAGTATTTGCATTTAATGAAATTGGCAGGTTCAACCTTCCCAATATTTCCATAGCTACGGAAACCTTAGAACATCGTGGGCCAGATTTTCAGAAAGTCTTTGTTGGGGATTTTGTGGCTATAGGCCATAGGCGATTATCTATTATTGATCTAAATCCCAATGCTAACCAACCCATGTCTGCTCATGATGGCCGCTACCAATTGGTTTTTAATGGTGAAATTTATAATTACAAAAGCCTTAGACAAGATTTGATTTCTAAGGGAGTAGAATTTGAAACAGAGTCTGATACTGAAGTACTTTTGCAATTGCTGATTCATGAAGGGAAAGATGCGTTAAACCAATTGCACGGATTCTTCGCTTTTGCTTTTTATGATCAGCAAAAAGAAGAAATGTTGGTTGCTCGTGATCGATATGGCATTAAACCATTCTACTACTTTGAAGATGAAGACCGCTTTATATTTGGCAGTGAAGTCAAAGCCATTCTGAAATTTGGCATCGATAGAAATATTGACACGAACTCGCTCTATACTTATCTGCAATTGAATTATTTACCTGCCCCTATGAGTATGGTGAAAGGGGTTAAAAAACTAATGCCTGGGCAATACGCGCTTATCAAAAAGAAGTCAGTGGAAATCAATTCTTATTATGAATTGAAAACAACATTCGAGAATCCATTTGAAGGCTCTTACCAAGAAGCTCAATATCAGCTTAAAGCACAAATGGAAAAGGCTGTGGAAAGAAGATTGGTGGCGGATGTTCCTTTAGGTACTTTTTTAAGTGGAGGAGTTGATTCATCTATTATTTCTGCGATCGCTTCTAACAAAGTGGCAGGTTTGCATACATTTTCCATTGGCTATAAAGGGCATTCATTTTTTGATGAAACCGAATATGCCAATGCCGTAGCCCAACATATAGGGTCCAAGCATCAAGTTTTTTCTTTAAGCTCAGATGATTTATATGGCTATTTACCCAAAATGCTTAAAAGCTTCTCCGAGCCTTTTGCCGATAGTTCTGCCTTGCCCGTTTATGCTTTAAGTCAACTGACCAAAGAAAATCTGACTGTTGCTCTTTCAGGAGATGGGGCAGATGAACTCTTTGCAGGCTACAATAAGCATGCTGCACTGTATAAACTTTGGCATCCGGGCGCAAAGGAAAAATTGGTGAGCGCACTAAGTCCATTATGGAATATATTACCCAAGTCAAGAAATAACCCCGTAGGAAATTTAGTTCGGCAATTGAAGAAATTTGCGGACGCTTCAAAACTGGATATACAATCACAATATTGGATATTGGCTAGTTTACAATCAGTTCGAAAAACAACAGACTTACTATCCAATTCAGTACTAGAAGATATTGACTTTGAAGCTTTTGATCTTTTAAAGGATAATTTGCTTTCAACACTAACCTCTAAGTCGATTAACCAATCTTTACAGTTAGACCAAGAATTGGTGTTGCAAGGCGATATGCTACAGAAAGTAGATTTGATGAGCATGCAACACGCTTTGGAAGTTCGTGTTCCTTTTCTTGATCATGAGTTAGTAGCTTTTGCCAATAGCCTACCCGAAACTTTCAAAACTAATGGCAAAAGAAAGAAAATGATTTTACAAGATACTTTCCGTGATATATTGCCGGAAAAGATTTACAATCGCCCAAAACATGGCTTTGAGGTGCCACTTTTGGATTGGCTACGAAAAGATTTAAAATCAGAGATCAACGAAAAATGGCTCAGTAAAGAATTAATTGAGTCACAAGAAGTATTTGATTGGGACGGTATTCAAGCTTTAAAGAAAAAACTCTTTTCGAGCAATCCTGAAGATAGTCACGCACATGTTTGGGCGCTGATTGTTTTTCAAGAATGGTGGGATGGGTATATGAATTAA
- a CDS encoding BlaI/MecI/CopY family transcriptional regulator, with product MKLSETEEKLMDLIWMHEKVFMKDLIDHHPDPKPAKSTIATLLKRMQQKGFVGYNLFGNSRQYYALISKADYFSNRLGNMVKNYFDDSALKFASFFTSTRKMSYEELEKLRNIIDLEMKQKKDD from the coding sequence ATGAAGCTGTCAGAAACAGAGGAGAAATTAATGGACTTAATATGGATGCATGAAAAAGTGTTCATGAAGGATTTAATTGATCATCATCCTGATCCAAAACCTGCGAAGTCAACAATCGCTACTTTGTTGAAGCGAATGCAACAAAAAGGCTTTGTAGGATATAATTTATTTGGAAATTCCAGACAATATTATGCATTGATTAGTAAGGCAGATTACTTCTCAAATCGCCTAGGCAATATGGTTAAAAATTATTTTGATGATTCTGCTCTCAAGTTTGCCTCATTTTTTACAAGTACCAGAAAAATGAGCTATGAAGAGCTAGAAAAATTAAGGAATATCATTGATTTAGAAATGAAACAAAAGAAAGATGATTAA
- a CDS encoding M56 family metallopeptidase: protein MHKFNRLYLLFSLVASMSIPTLNLESQINLLQKAEGTVSTNIEYVGKEGIMTTSTSEKYQSIVKALFSLYLIVSIVLISRFLILNCIMINKILGAKAKSLKDIKLIVVSGEQAPYSYWNYIFVNQKDHGQGIKNEIFEHERAHIKQKHTLDILLIELIIAFFWCNPFLYFYRNAIRLNHEFLADREVLNKANNTAQYAELILEHIVLANNPKMNNPLSSSFNYLKTKKRLIMMTKNYSKSRILIKQILIIPIVALAILLFSNNSIAQKTVSTENKTVSKQGTDSDPDLQFAFDQIINKYIIKTENGNSSLNISFTEEEKKRLHDIYLKMSSKQQEMQIVKFSKRRYEKNTPTISQFEEWKDPEKYGIWIDNTRINNDELRNFSNADFSHYFLSKLEKNAMNYGKHVFQLNLMSNERFEILNNSQDIRIRPNNVNK, encoded by the coding sequence ATGCACAAATTTAACAGGCTATACTTACTTTTCAGTTTAGTGGCTTCAATGTCCATACCTACTTTAAATCTAGAAAGCCAAATCAATTTGTTGCAAAAAGCAGAAGGAACGGTAAGCACAAACATTGAATACGTTGGTAAAGAAGGAATTATGACCACTTCAACTTCTGAAAAATACCAATCAATAGTTAAAGCGCTATTTTCACTTTATTTGATTGTTTCAATAGTGCTCATATCACGCTTTTTGATACTAAACTGTATTATGATCAACAAGATTTTAGGCGCTAAAGCTAAATCTCTAAAAGACATTAAGCTTATAGTAGTTAGTGGAGAACAAGCTCCTTATAGTTATTGGAATTACATTTTTGTAAATCAGAAAGATCATGGTCAAGGGATAAAAAATGAAATATTTGAACATGAGCGAGCACATATCAAACAAAAGCATACGCTAGACATCCTCCTTATAGAGTTAATAATAGCTTTCTTTTGGTGTAACCCTTTTTTATATTTTTATAGAAATGCGATTCGTCTGAATCATGAATTTCTAGCCGACAGGGAAGTTTTAAATAAGGCTAATAATACAGCTCAGTATGCTGAATTGATATTAGAACATATAGTGTTGGCTAATAATCCAAAAATGAATAATCCATTATCGAGCTCATTTAACTATTTAAAAACCAAAAAAAGATTAATTATGATGACCAAGAACTATTCAAAATCGCGAATTTTAATAAAGCAAATATTAATAATACCTATCGTAGCTTTGGCTATCCTGTTATTCAGCAACAATTCTATTGCTCAAAAAACAGTTTCCACTGAAAATAAGACGGTATCAAAACAAGGAACTGATAGCGATCCGGACTTGCAATTCGCTTTTGACCAAATCATCAATAAATATATAATAAAAACTGAAAACGGGAATTCTTCACTTAATATAAGTTTCACAGAAGAAGAAAAGAAAAGATTACATGATATTTATTTAAAAATGTCGTCAAAACAGCAGGAAATGCAAATAGTAAAATTTAGTAAGAGAAGATATGAAAAAAATACTCCGACTATCAGTCAGTTTGAGGAGTGGAAAGACCCTGAGAAGTATGGTATATGGATAGATAATACAAGGATCAATAATGATGAGCTAAGGAATTTTTCAAATGCAGACTTTTCTCACTACTTTCTCAGTAAATTAGAAAAAAATGCAATGAATTACGGCAAACATGTTTTCCAATTGAATTTGATGTCAAATGAGAGATTTGAAATTCTTAATAATAGTCAAGACATTCGGATTAGACCAAATAATGTAAATAAGTAG
- a CDS encoding TolC family protein, with the protein MMFSVKHILITFLCLVTILHSAQAQETLNQEKLSEQDFLQLVMQNHPLIQQAENLKQMGDFAVMAARGNFDPELFSKNKQKYYDQKNYYQYSESGISLATRTGITFQGGYDYTAGEFLSNESTLPNAGLWYAGVSVPVLQGLFIDDRRAALQKAFVDRRAFENEAQLLLIDILLEASNYYWHFAKFQYQKNVIEEAIELAEDNFENYKISFEQGDKPAVDTLEASIQLQNLTIQNQQLEVDLANAKLNLFTFLWGNNQPIVETDIKASDINSISQNKIDSLRASLPIFIQEHPAIRESEYKIQNLQIDNRLKREKLKPKLNLEYNLLQDPAGDISEIQNLDNYNWGLSFSMPLLLRQPRGELRMNEIKLENTNFELQQKQLSIRNKARQYENTFENIAQQLETYQNVVTQYEGLLEAELRKFEIGESSIFLINYRQMSLVNARMKYIELQAKYRLYYRQWLHSLGAKPELWVSN; encoded by the coding sequence ATGATGTTTAGTGTAAAACATATTTTAATCACATTCCTTTGCCTGGTAACAATTCTGCATTCAGCGCAAGCGCAGGAAACGCTTAATCAAGAAAAACTAAGTGAACAAGATTTCTTACAGCTGGTAATGCAAAATCATCCCTTAATTCAACAGGCCGAAAACCTAAAACAAATGGGAGACTTTGCGGTAATGGCGGCCAGAGGAAATTTTGACCCGGAACTTTTCTCCAAGAATAAACAAAAATACTACGACCAAAAGAATTACTATCAATATAGTGAATCTGGAATTAGCTTAGCGACTAGAACAGGTATTACCTTCCAGGGAGGATATGATTATACGGCTGGAGAATTTTTAAGCAACGAATCTACTCTGCCAAATGCTGGATTGTGGTATGCGGGCGTAAGCGTTCCTGTTTTGCAGGGTCTCTTTATTGATGATAGAAGAGCAGCCTTGCAAAAAGCCTTTGTAGATAGAAGGGCATTTGAAAATGAAGCGCAGCTTCTCTTGATAGACATTTTGTTAGAAGCAAGTAATTATTATTGGCACTTCGCCAAATTTCAATATCAAAAAAACGTAATTGAAGAAGCTATTGAATTAGCGGAAGATAATTTTGAGAATTATAAAATATCTTTTGAGCAAGGGGACAAACCAGCGGTAGATACTTTAGAAGCCTCAATCCAATTGCAAAACCTCACAATTCAAAACCAGCAATTGGAAGTAGATTTAGCCAATGCAAAATTAAATCTGTTTACATTTCTTTGGGGCAACAATCAACCCATTGTGGAAACAGATATAAAAGCTTCGGATATTAACAGTATTTCCCAAAATAAAATCGACAGTCTAAGAGCTAGTCTGCCCATATTCATACAGGAGCATCCAGCTATTAGAGAAAGTGAATATAAAATTCAAAATCTACAAATTGACAATAGACTAAAACGGGAAAAACTAAAACCAAAACTAAATCTAGAATACAACCTATTACAAGATCCAGCGGGTGATATTAGTGAAATCCAAAATCTGGACAATTACAATTGGGGTTTAAGTTTCAGCATGCCTTTACTTTTAAGACAGCCAAGAGGCGAACTGCGCATGAATGAAATCAAATTGGAAAACACTAATTTCGAGCTTCAGCAAAAGCAATTATCTATTCGTAATAAAGCGAGACAATATGAAAATACTTTCGAAAATATTGCTCAACAGCTTGAAACCTATCAAAATGTGGTTACTCAATATGAAGGATTACTAGAAGCAGAACTACGGAAGTTCGAAATTGGGGAAAGCAGTATTTTCCTCATCAACTATAGACAAATGAGTTTAGTCAATGCGCGCATGAAATACATAGAGCTTCAAGCTAAATACAGATTGTATTATCGCCAATGGTTGCACAGCTTAGGAGCAAAGCCTGAGCTATGGGTTTCCAATTGA
- a CDS encoding HlyD family secretion protein, with protein MLNISPYSIKDKVDTKRYSTFSMFKEIRADKILKRLLLIFFLLVLGVAFLPWTQNIRGNGQVTALSPMHRPQDLNSMIDGRIEEWYVQEGDYVAKGDTIIFIREIKDEYFDPQLLERTQEQISAKRQALGFYQEKIEALQSQIKAIEENRGLKLSQAKNYLRQAELKIQADSIDYEAAQTNLSIADKQLGRQRELYDEGLKSLTDLEMRTNKYQESLAKKISMESKLLSSRNQYLNAKIELNSVYNEYTDKLQKARSDLFSTRSTLQDAQAEVVKMENQLTNYQVRFGFYYVTAPQDGYITRAVSTGIGENIKAGESLVSIMPANIDYAVEMYIMPRDLPLFNVGNEVRLIFDGWPSIVFSGWPIITYGTFGGEVVAIDRFISPNGKYRILIAQDPDEPEWPDALRVGGGTNGLALLDIVPVWYEIWRQINGFPPNFYTPENTGTSSEKNKLDGKAKK; from the coding sequence ATGCTTAATATAAGTCCATATTCCATAAAAGATAAAGTAGATACCAAAAGGTACTCTACCTTTAGCATGTTCAAAGAAATACGTGCGGATAAAATATTGAAGCGCTTGCTCCTTATTTTCTTCTTACTTGTTTTAGGTGTCGCTTTCCTGCCCTGGACTCAAAACATTCGAGGAAACGGACAAGTAACGGCTCTTTCTCCGATGCACCGTCCTCAAGATTTGAATTCAATGATTGATGGAAGAATTGAAGAGTGGTATGTACAAGAAGGTGATTACGTAGCTAAAGGAGATACTATCATATTTATCCGAGAAATAAAAGATGAGTATTTTGATCCTCAACTACTCGAAAGAACTCAAGAACAGATTTCTGCTAAAAGGCAAGCGCTAGGGTTTTATCAAGAAAAAATAGAAGCACTTCAAAGCCAAATTAAGGCCATAGAAGAAAATAGAGGACTGAAACTTAGTCAGGCAAAAAACTATTTGCGTCAAGCAGAATTAAAAATCCAAGCCGACAGCATTGATTATGAAGCTGCTCAAACAAATTTGAGTATTGCTGATAAGCAATTGGGTCGTCAAAGAGAGCTCTATGATGAAGGTTTGAAATCTTTGACTGACTTGGAAATGAGGACGAATAAATACCAGGAATCCTTAGCCAAAAAGATCAGTATGGAAAGTAAGTTACTGAGCAGTAGAAACCAATATCTCAATGCCAAAATTGAATTGAATTCGGTCTATAACGAGTATACTGATAAATTACAGAAAGCACGCTCAGATTTATTTAGTACCAGATCAACATTGCAAGATGCCCAGGCAGAAGTAGTTAAAATGGAAAACCAATTGACCAATTATCAAGTTCGATTTGGTTTTTATTATGTAACTGCACCTCAAGATGGATATATTACAAGAGCAGTCAGCACAGGTATAGGAGAGAACATTAAAGCGGGTGAATCTTTAGTCTCTATAATGCCTGCCAACATTGACTATGCTGTAGAAATGTACATCATGCCGAGAGACCTACCTCTCTTTAATGTGGGTAATGAGGTCAGATTGATATTTGACGGCTGGCCTTCAATCGTATTTTCTGGTTGGCCTATAATTACCTATGGTACATTTGGTGGAGAAGTTGTAGCTATTGATCGGTTCATCAGCCCCAATGGGAAATACAGAATCTTGATTGCTCAAGATCCTGATGAACCAGAATGGCCAGATGCGCTTAGAGTTGGTGGTGGTACAAACGGATTAGCCTTGTTAGATATCGTACCTGTTTGGTATGAAATATGGAGGCAGATTAATGGATTTCCGCCAAATTTCTATACGCCTGAAAATACCGGCACCTCCAGTGAAAAAAACAAACTTGACGGAAAAGCTAAGAAATGA
- a CDS encoding peptidase domain-containing ABC transporter — protein MADNFKVHPFKRFLNLLQPEKSLVFTIYIYAIFAGLISLSLPLGIQAIINLIMGGQVSTSWIILVFLVILGIIINGILQVRQLTINEVLQQKIFTRASFEFAYRIPRFKIDEVRQEYLPELINRFFDTMSVQKGLAKILIDFSTAFFQIIFGLALISFYHPFFIIFSFFLIILIFLIVRLTGPKGLKTSLKESNYKYQTAHWLEELARNVESFKMAGDSSLPLEKNNSNTQNYVNARRSHFNVIINQFSLMIGFKAVVAAGLLLIGGILVIEQQMNIGQFVAAEIIVILIINSVEKIIFTIESVYDVLTAVEKLAVVTDKPLEEFISGVQPLNNAEGMHIKLRDIKLQEHDSEHIFLNKVNLDINSGEKIGISGTANAGKSILIQLISGWYGNYKGNIMFNGTALRDLNISEVRRHIGDCMNSGGIFLGTIEENISIGSPLSSLQEIQKAAEITGLDKYMETEPEGYQKMVFPGDRTFPKQIKQQILWTRGILGQKTLILWEDVFGMMSQEEKHKFTDFLCTKDNPRTVLMISNDIRVLEKCDRVIGMDKGEIVHDIAGQEVKNHKWFEKIVLNKDA, from the coding sequence ATGGCAGACAACTTTAAAGTACACCCATTTAAAAGGTTTCTAAACCTATTGCAGCCTGAAAAGAGCCTGGTTTTTACCATCTACATTTATGCTATTTTCGCAGGTTTAATTAGTCTTTCACTTCCCCTAGGAATTCAGGCCATTATAAACCTAATTATGGGTGGCCAGGTCAGCACTTCATGGATAATATTGGTCTTTTTAGTGATCTTAGGGATCATTATTAATGGCATATTGCAAGTTCGGCAATTAACGATAAATGAAGTTCTGCAGCAGAAAATATTTACCCGGGCATCCTTTGAATTTGCCTATAGGATTCCAAGATTCAAAATTGATGAAGTCCGTCAAGAATATTTGCCGGAGTTAATCAACCGCTTTTTCGACACAATGTCTGTGCAAAAAGGTTTAGCAAAAATCCTAATTGATTTTTCAACGGCTTTCTTCCAGATTATATTTGGGTTAGCATTAATTTCGTTTTATCACCCTTTCTTCATTATATTTTCCTTTTTCTTAATCATTCTTATATTCTTAATCGTGCGTTTGACTGGACCTAAAGGTCTTAAAACGAGTTTAAAAGAATCAAATTACAAATACCAAACAGCACATTGGCTAGAGGAATTGGCCAGAAATGTAGAAAGTTTCAAAATGGCGGGTGACTCTTCTCTTCCTTTAGAGAAAAACAATTCTAATACCCAAAATTATGTGAATGCACGAAGGTCTCATTTCAACGTTATCATCAATCAATTCTCATTAATGATTGGTTTCAAAGCCGTTGTAGCTGCGGGGCTTTTATTGATTGGAGGTATCTTAGTGATTGAGCAACAGATGAACATTGGACAATTTGTTGCTGCAGAGATTATAGTAATCTTAATAATTAATTCCGTTGAAAAGATCATCTTTACCATAGAATCCGTTTACGATGTTTTAACAGCAGTGGAAAAATTAGCGGTGGTCACTGATAAACCATTAGAGGAGTTTATTTCTGGGGTTCAACCTCTAAACAACGCAGAGGGAATGCATATCAAGTTGCGAGACATAAAATTGCAAGAGCACGATTCTGAGCATATTTTCTTAAATAAAGTTAATCTTGATATTAATTCCGGAGAAAAAATAGGGATTTCAGGCACTGCCAATGCTGGGAAGTCCATTTTAATCCAGTTAATCTCTGGTTGGTACGGCAATTACAAAGGCAATATCATGTTTAATGGGACTGCTTTAAGGGACCTCAATATTTCGGAAGTAAGAAGACATATTGGGGACTGTATGAATTCGGGAGGAATTTTTCTTGGCACCATAGAAGAAAATATTAGTATTGGCTCTCCGCTAAGTAGCCTTCAAGAAATTCAGAAAGCCGCAGAAATCACTGGTTTAGACAAGTATATGGAAACTGAGCCGGAAGGCTATCAGAAGATGGTTTTCCCTGGAGACCGAACTTTCCCAAAACAAATAAAGCAACAGATTCTGTGGACTAGAGGCATTTTAGGACAGAAAACATTAATTCTTTGGGAAGACGTATTCGGAATGATGTCTCAAGAGGAAAAGCATAAGTTCACAGATTTTCTTTGCACTAAAGACAATCCAAGAACTGTACTTATGATCAGCAATGATATCAGAGTGTTGGAAAAATGCGATCGAGTGATCGGGATGGACAAAGGCGAGATCGTTCACGATATAGCTGGTCAAGAGGTCAAAAATCATAAATGGTTTGAAAAAATAGTTTTAAATAAAGATGCTTAA
- a CDS encoding TetR/AcrR family transcriptional regulator, giving the protein MDNLLSSIKIELNPHLFQKDPDSSELGRKILSQSLEMIDDMGLESFTFGKLAKALCTTESSIYRYFESKHKLLLYFYNWYWSWIDLQLAFQTNNLTSPDSKLRRAVEVICKPDEEDKSISALNFQQLINIVISESSKAYLTKEVDKENQFGLFLTFKKVSKRLADIMIEINPDFSYANTLASTSIVGILHQQYFALHMPSLSDIQYDRDELSNVFYQIILKNLKN; this is encoded by the coding sequence GTGGATAATTTACTTTCTTCTATTAAAATCGAACTTAACCCTCATTTATTCCAAAAAGATCCTGATTCATCAGAATTAGGGAGAAAAATCCTTTCCCAGTCTTTAGAAATGATAGATGATATGGGATTGGAGAGTTTTACTTTCGGCAAGTTGGCCAAAGCATTATGCACCACGGAAAGCTCTATCTATCGCTATTTCGAAAGCAAGCACAAACTTTTATTGTATTTCTATAATTGGTATTGGAGCTGGATTGACCTCCAACTCGCTTTTCAAACAAATAACCTCACAAGTCCGGATTCAAAATTAAGAAGGGCAGTAGAAGTTATTTGTAAACCTGATGAGGAAGATAAAAGCATTAGCGCTCTTAATTTTCAGCAATTGATCAACATTGTAATATCAGAATCTTCAAAGGCATATTTAACCAAGGAAGTGGATAAAGAAAACCAATTTGGACTCTTTCTAACTTTTAAAAAGGTTTCTAAGAGATTGGCAGACATAATGATTGAAATAAATCCAGACTTTAGCTATGCCAATACGCTTGCATCTACCAGTATTGTTGGAATTTTACATCAGCAGTATTTTGCATTACATATGCCCTCTCTATCTGACATACAGTATGACAGAGACGAACTTTCAAATGTTTTTTATCAGATTATTCTTAAAAACTTGAAGAATTAA